A stretch of the Vagococcus xieshaowenii genome encodes the following:
- the alr gene encoding alanine racemase produces MVTSWNRPTTLIVNKKAIQFNIAQEQKRLKSGQELFAVIKADAYGHGAIEVAKTALLQGVNGFCVSNIDEAVELREAGILLPILILGVVSPTLAPLAQQYDLTLTVANEEWLRYVATNNDLDTQKAPLKVHLKIDTGMHRIGFNKIDDMVKSVQFIQSHPLLTYEGIFTHFATADEEDTTYFDEQVATFTEFVKKSPVKPKYIHCANSATAIWHEDCPTNIVRLGIGLYGLNPSGDVLSLPYELKPAASLTTELVFVKQLHVGDKVSYGATYQASEDEWIGTLPIGYADGWNRKLQGFKVLVDGNYCEIIGRVCMDQCMIRLPKYYSPGTTVTLMGEDNGQVIDANDIAHYLETISYEVLCGISTRIPRKYV; encoded by the coding sequence ATGGTAACAAGTTGGAACAGACCGACCACATTGATAGTAAATAAAAAAGCGATTCAATTCAATATAGCACAGGAGCAAAAGCGATTAAAATCGGGGCAAGAACTTTTTGCAGTGATAAAAGCTGATGCATATGGTCATGGCGCAATTGAAGTAGCAAAAACAGCTTTATTACAGGGCGTTAATGGCTTTTGTGTCTCTAATATTGATGAAGCGGTTGAATTACGTGAAGCAGGTATTTTATTACCTATATTAATCCTGGGAGTTGTTTCCCCAACATTGGCGCCACTTGCCCAACAATATGATCTGACACTAACGGTAGCCAACGAAGAGTGGTTAAGATATGTCGCAACTAACAATGACTTAGATACTCAAAAAGCACCATTAAAGGTTCACCTAAAAATTGATACAGGCATGCATCGCATAGGATTTAATAAAATAGACGACATGGTTAAAAGTGTACAGTTTATCCAATCTCACCCATTATTGACTTATGAAGGAATCTTTACGCATTTTGCAACAGCAGACGAAGAAGATACAACTTACTTCGATGAACAAGTAGCAACATTCACTGAATTTGTCAAAAAAAGTCCAGTTAAACCTAAATATATTCATTGCGCTAATAGTGCAACTGCTATTTGGCATGAAGACTGTCCTACTAATATAGTTCGTTTAGGGATAGGTTTATATGGATTGAATCCATCAGGAGATGTGCTATCTTTACCATATGAATTAAAACCCGCTGCTAGTTTAACAACCGAGTTAGTCTTTGTTAAACAGTTACATGTAGGAGATAAAGTGAGTTACGGGGCGACCTATCAGGCAAGTGAAGACGAATGGATAGGAACACTTCCAATCGGCTATGCGGATGGATGGAACCGTAAGTTACAAGGGTTTAAAGTGTTAGTTGATGGAAATTACTGTGAAATTATTGGGCGAGTTTGTATGGATCAGTGTATGATTCGATTACCTAAATATTATTCGCCGGGCACTACAGTTACGCTGATGGGTGAAGACAATGGACAAGTAATTGATGCTAATGATATCGCACATTATTTAGAGACTATTTCCTACGAAGTGCTATGCGGTATTAGTACACGAATTCCCCGTAAATACGTATAA
- the trmFO gene encoding methylenetetrahydrofolate--tRNA-(uracil(54)-C(5))-methyltransferase (FADH(2)-oxidizing) TrmFO produces the protein MEPVVKIIGAGLAGSEAAWQVAQAGVKVHLYEMKKEKRTPAQSTDKFAELVCSNSLRGRSITNAVGLLKEEMRHFDSLIMQAADATEVPAGGALAVDRHLFADYITDKIRNHPNITVFDEEVQHIPEDGVTIVATGPLTSDTLAADIAAFTKSEGLYFYDAAAPIIEKSSINMDKVYLKSRYDKGEAAYLNCPMNKEEFYAFREALVSAEAAPLNSFEDMKVFEGCMPIEVMAERGEKTMLFGPMKPVGLEDPKTGKRPYAVVQLRQDNAAGSLFNMVGFQTHLKWGEQKRIIQMIPGLENAEIVRYGVMHRNTFMNSPKIMQPTYQTRERENLFFAGQMTGVEGYVESAASGLLAGINAAKLIKEEAPIILPRETAIGAMAYYITHAEGKHFQPMNVNFGIIAPLDERIRDKKERYTAIAERALAIIEKI, from the coding sequence ATGGAACCCGTTGTTAAAATAATTGGTGCCGGTTTAGCCGGTAGTGAAGCCGCTTGGCAAGTTGCGCAAGCTGGTGTCAAAGTGCATTTATATGAAATGAAAAAAGAAAAAAGAACACCTGCGCAATCAACAGATAAATTTGCAGAATTGGTGTGTTCAAACTCATTGCGTGGTCGCAGTATTACCAATGCAGTTGGCTTGTTAAAAGAAGAGATGCGCCATTTCGATTCATTAATTATGCAAGCAGCTGATGCAACGGAGGTTCCAGCGGGTGGTGCTTTGGCGGTAGATCGTCATTTGTTCGCTGACTATATTACAGATAAAATTAGAAATCATCCGAATATCACTGTATTTGATGAAGAAGTACAACACATACCAGAAGATGGTGTGACCATTGTAGCAACAGGTCCACTAACTTCTGATACATTAGCAGCAGATATTGCGGCATTTACTAAATCTGAAGGTTTATATTTTTATGATGCGGCGGCACCTATCATTGAGAAATCATCTATCAATATGGACAAAGTATACTTGAAATCACGCTATGATAAAGGTGAAGCAGCGTACTTAAACTGTCCAATGAACAAAGAAGAGTTTTATGCTTTTCGTGAAGCCTTAGTCTCAGCAGAAGCGGCTCCACTAAATAGTTTTGAAGATATGAAAGTCTTTGAAGGCTGTATGCCAATTGAAGTGATGGCTGAACGTGGAGAAAAAACGATGCTATTTGGACCAATGAAGCCTGTTGGTCTAGAAGATCCTAAGACAGGTAAACGACCTTATGCGGTGGTACAACTACGTCAAGATAACGCAGCAGGGTCACTATTTAATATGGTTGGTTTCCAAACACATTTGAAATGGGGCGAACAAAAGCGTATTATCCAAATGATTCCAGGTTTAGAAAATGCTGAAATCGTTCGTTATGGTGTGATGCACCGTAATACGTTTATGAACTCACCAAAGATTATGCAACCAACTTACCAAACACGTGAACGTGAAAACTTATTCTTTGCTGGTCAAATGACGGGTGTTGAAGGCTATGTTGAAAGTGCGGCCAGTGGTTTGTTAGCAGGAATTAACGCTGCTAAATTAATCAAAGAAGAAGCTCCTATTATTTTACCTCGTGAAACAGCTATCGGTGCTATGGCATATTATATTACGCATGCTGAAGGCAAACATTTCCAACCAATGAATGTTAACTTTGGTATTATTGCGCCTTTAGATGAACGAATTCGTGATAAAAAAGAACGTTACACTGCAATTGCAGAAAGGGCTTTAGCAATTATCGAAAAAATTTAA
- the hslV gene encoding ATP-dependent protease subunit HslV — MGLTTFHSTTICAVEKNGKFAMAGDGQVTMGESVVMKGTAKKVRKIYNDQVVVGFAGSVADAFNLENKFEAKLHEFKGNLTRAAVELAMEWRSDKMMQKLEALLIVMNDKEMLMVSGTGEVITPDDGIIAIGSGGNYALSAARALKRDGREDLTAADIARAALNVAGDICVYTNHNIIVEEL, encoded by the coding sequence ATGGGATTAACAACATTTCATAGTACAACCATTTGTGCGGTAGAAAAAAATGGAAAATTTGCCATGGCCGGCGATGGCCAAGTGACAATGGGAGAATCAGTTGTCATGAAGGGTACTGCTAAAAAAGTACGTAAAATATATAACGATCAAGTCGTTGTAGGGTTCGCAGGTAGTGTTGCGGATGCCTTTAACTTAGAAAATAAATTTGAAGCAAAGTTACATGAATTTAAAGGAAATTTAACCCGAGCAGCCGTCGAATTAGCGATGGAATGGCGTAGTGATAAAATGATGCAGAAGTTAGAAGCATTATTAATTGTAATGAATGACAAAGAAATGCTAATGGTTTCTGGAACAGGTGAAGTTATTACACCAGATGATGGAATTATTGCGATTGGTTCAGGTGGCAATTATGCGTTATCTGCTGCCCGTGCCTTAAAACGAGATGGTCGAGAGGATTTAACTGCAGCGGATATAGCCCGTGCGGCTCTAAACGTAGCAGGCGATATCTGCGTTTATACCAACCACAATATTATTGTAGAAGAGCTGTAA
- the hslU gene encoding ATP-dependent protease ATPase subunit HslU, with the protein MGNMNRTPRQIVSELDQYIIGQQNAKKSVAIALRNRYRRMQLDEEMQREVTPKNILMIGPTGVGKTEIARRLAKTVNAPFVKVEATKFTEVGYVGRDVESMVRDLVEASIRIVQEQKYSDVYSEAKKIAEDRLVKLLVPGIKKEQKESRNQMDMMMKMMNAMQSMNDAEEEKEEVTESIKANRVTVKDQLQKGLLDNRDITIEIEEPKVQMPMGNPGLEQMGFDLGDTLSALTPKKKVKRTVTVKEAREILIQEESEKLVNKADIHSEAIKVAENTGIIFIDEFDKITSKSDTNGQVSREGVQRDILPIVEGSQVTTKYGPINTDHILFIASGAFHLSKPSDLIPELQGRFPIRVELDDLSKEDFVRILTEPENALVKQYMALLKTENVNVTFSKEAIEELADIAYKVNEETDNIGARRLHTILEKLLEDLLFEAAEMQMGDIMITQQYVNEKLGDIVQNQDLSRFIL; encoded by the coding sequence ATGGGAAATATGAATAGAACACCAAGACAAATTGTATCAGAATTAGATCAATATATTATTGGGCAACAAAATGCCAAAAAATCAGTGGCAATTGCTTTAAGAAATAGATACCGTCGTATGCAATTAGATGAAGAAATGCAAAGAGAAGTAACACCAAAAAACATTTTAATGATTGGCCCAACAGGTGTTGGTAAAACAGAAATTGCTAGACGATTAGCTAAGACAGTTAATGCACCGTTTGTTAAAGTTGAGGCGACTAAATTTACAGAAGTAGGTTATGTTGGACGTGACGTTGAGTCAATGGTTCGCGATTTAGTTGAAGCAAGCATCCGCATCGTTCAAGAACAAAAATATAGTGATGTTTACTCAGAAGCAAAAAAAATTGCGGAAGACCGTTTGGTGAAATTATTAGTCCCTGGTATCAAAAAAGAACAAAAAGAGTCACGTAACCAGATGGATATGATGATGAAAATGATGAATGCGATGCAAAGTATGAATGATGCAGAAGAAGAAAAAGAAGAAGTCACCGAAAGTATTAAAGCTAATCGTGTAACAGTGAAAGATCAGTTACAAAAAGGCTTGCTAGATAATCGTGATATTACCATTGAAATTGAAGAGCCAAAAGTTCAAATGCCAATGGGAAATCCAGGTTTAGAACAAATGGGCTTTGATTTAGGGGATACTTTAAGTGCGTTAACACCGAAGAAAAAAGTGAAGCGTACGGTAACTGTTAAAGAAGCGCGTGAGATTTTAATTCAAGAAGAGTCTGAAAAACTTGTGAATAAAGCAGATATTCATAGCGAAGCAATTAAAGTTGCTGAAAATACTGGTATTATTTTTATTGATGAGTTTGATAAAATTACCTCTAAGTCGGATACCAATGGTCAAGTATCTCGTGAAGGTGTTCAACGTGATATTTTACCAATCGTTGAAGGTTCTCAAGTGACGACCAAATATGGTCCTATCAATACGGATCATATCTTATTCATTGCATCAGGTGCTTTTCATTTAAGTAAGCCAAGTGACTTGATTCCAGAGCTGCAAGGCCGTTTCCCGATTCGAGTTGAACTAGATGACTTGAGTAAAGAGGATTTTGTCCGTATTTTAACCGAACCAGAAAATGCTCTAGTTAAACAATATATGGCCTTATTAAAAACTGAGAATGTGAATGTTACTTTCTCAAAAGAAGCCATCGAAGAACTAGCAGATATTGCCTACAAAGTAAACGAAGAAACAGATAATATTGGAGCGCGTCGCTTACATACTATTTTAGAAAAATTACTAGAAGATTTATTATTTGAAGCGGCTGAAATGCAAATGGGTGACATCATGATTACACAACAATATGTGAATGAAAAACTTGGAGATATCGTTCAAAATCAAGATTTATCACGCTTTATTTTATAA
- the xerC gene encoding tyrosine recombinase XerC — MKETWLESFLTYLVIEKHFSEHTRKAYHDDITDYMNFLEETGDADFFSVTPQDVRVYLSYLYDKNYSRTSISRKISSLRSFYHFLLQQEQLTENPFSYVQMKKGQLRLPRFLFEKEMDALFETAKGDTPLDYRNLAILELMYGTGIRVSECSGALMSDLDFNLGVILVRGKGNKERYVPFGSYASDALTDYIENARNPLMSKYGKSHDVLFVNHYGDPITSKGIEYILKQLIKKSSLTTDIHPHMLRHTFATHLLNNGADMRTVQELLGHVSLSSTQIYTHVTKENLQKSYRNFHPRA; from the coding sequence ATGAAAGAAACATGGTTAGAGAGTTTTTTGACGTATTTAGTAATAGAAAAACATTTTTCGGAGCACACTAGAAAAGCTTATCATGATGATATTACTGACTATATGAATTTTTTGGAAGAAACTGGAGATGCTGATTTTTTTAGCGTAACCCCACAAGATGTCCGAGTCTATTTATCGTATCTTTATGATAAGAATTATAGTCGAACGTCTATTAGTCGTAAGATTTCAAGTTTGCGTTCGTTTTATCATTTTTTATTACAACAAGAGCAACTCACTGAGAATCCTTTTTCCTATGTACAGATGAAAAAAGGTCAATTACGGTTGCCACGGTTTTTATTTGAAAAAGAGATGGATGCATTGTTCGAAACGGCTAAAGGTGATACACCGCTTGATTATCGTAATCTTGCTATTTTAGAATTAATGTATGGGACGGGTATCCGTGTGAGTGAATGCTCAGGAGCCTTGATGAGCGATTTGGATTTCAACTTAGGTGTTATATTAGTGAGAGGTAAAGGTAATAAAGAACGTTATGTTCCATTTGGTTCATACGCTTCAGATGCGCTAACTGATTATATTGAGAACGCTCGCAATCCCTTGATGAGCAAATATGGTAAATCGCATGACGTGTTATTTGTCAATCATTACGGTGACCCAATCACCTCTAAAGGTATTGAATATATCTTAAAACAACTAATTAAAAAAAGTTCTTTAACAACGGATATTCATCCACATATGCTTCGACATACATTTGCAACACACCTTTTAAATAATGGAGCGGATATGAGAACCGTTCAAGAATTATTAGGTCACGTGAGTTTATCTTCTACACAAATTTATACGCATGTGACGAAAGAAAATTTACAAAAGAGTTATCGTAATTTTCACCCACGTGCTTAG
- the plsY gene encoding glycerol-3-phosphate 1-O-acyltransferase PlsY — MTIIILLLAYLLGSIPSGVWIGKLFYQKDIREYGSGNTGTTNTFRVLGKKAGVVVLLADVLKGTLATSLPLLFHSDLPILWGGIAAIIGHTFPIFARFKGGKAVATSAGMLLAYSPLFFLYAVAIFVVCLFITSMVSLSSMIAAVIVTLSTILLPFIWPTILPDFNWVLTIVAAAVSAFIFYRHKDNISRIKDGTENKVPFGLNKKK; from the coding sequence ATGACTATCATTATTTTACTACTTGCCTATCTCTTAGGTTCGATCCCTTCAGGCGTTTGGATTGGCAAATTATTTTATCAAAAAGATATCCGTGAATACGGAAGTGGTAATACTGGAACAACCAACACATTTAGAGTGTTAGGAAAAAAAGCTGGCGTTGTCGTATTACTTGCGGATGTACTTAAAGGAACATTAGCTACTAGCTTGCCTTTATTATTCCATTCAGATTTGCCTATATTATGGGGAGGCATTGCTGCTATAATCGGGCACACATTCCCTATCTTTGCCAGATTTAAAGGCGGTAAAGCTGTCGCAACTAGTGCGGGGATGTTACTAGCATATTCACCCCTATTCTTTCTTTATGCCGTAGCTATTTTTGTGGTTTGCTTGTTTATCACGAGTATGGTTAGTTTATCTAGTATGATTGCAGCCGTTATCGTCACGCTTTCAACCATTTTATTGCCATTCATTTGGCCAACTATTTTACCCGATTTTAATTGGGTCTTAACAATTGTTGCAGCTGCCGTCAGTGCGTTTATCTTCTATCGTCACAAAGATAATATTTCAAGGATTAAAGATGGTACTGAGAACAAGGTCCCTTTTGGCTTAAACAAGAAAAAATAA
- the cysK gene encoding cysteine synthase A — protein sequence MRKVDNILALVGETPLVKLNHLVDENDATVYMKLEFFNPGGSVKDRIAVGMIEQAEKEGLIKPGDTIVEPTSGNTGVGLAMVAAAKGYKSVIIMPDTMSIERQKLMKAYGADLILTPGAEGMKGSIAKATELAAQDGFFMPLQFNNAANPAKHEESTGREILAAFEGEKIDAFVAGVGTGGTITGVQRVLSAHDSETTFYAVEPAESEVLRGGAHSPHKIQGIGAGFIPEVLDQDAYDEIIPVPSDDAIATGREVAQKEGILVGISAGAAINAAVQVAKRLGKGHNVVVVVPDNGERYLSTALYDFSE from the coding sequence ATGAGAAAAGTAGATAATATTTTAGCATTAGTTGGGGAAACACCTTTAGTGAAATTAAATCATTTAGTTGATGAGAACGATGCAACCGTTTATATGAAATTAGAATTTTTTAATCCTGGTGGAAGCGTGAAAGATCGTATTGCAGTTGGAATGATTGAACAAGCTGAAAAGGAAGGCTTAATTAAACCAGGTGATACCATTGTAGAACCAACAAGTGGGAACACTGGTGTTGGCTTAGCAATGGTTGCTGCAGCAAAAGGGTACAAATCAGTGATTATTATGCCTGATACAATGAGTATCGAACGTCAAAAATTAATGAAAGCATACGGTGCGGACTTAATCTTAACACCAGGTGCTGAGGGAATGAAAGGTTCAATTGCAAAAGCAACGGAATTAGCAGCGCAAGATGGCTTCTTTATGCCATTACAATTCAATAACGCAGCAAATCCTGCTAAGCATGAAGAATCAACTGGTAGAGAAATTTTAGCAGCTTTTGAAGGTGAAAAAATTGATGCGTTTGTGGCAGGGGTCGGAACAGGTGGTACCATTACAGGTGTTCAACGTGTATTAAGTGCACATGATTCTGAAACAACATTCTATGCAGTAGAACCAGCAGAATCAGAAGTCTTACGTGGAGGGGCTCACTCACCACATAAGATTCAAGGGATTGGCGCAGGTTTTATCCCTGAAGTGTTAGATCAAGACGCTTATGATGAAATTATTCCTGTACCAAGTGATGACGCGATTGCAACTGGTCGTGAAGTGGCTCAAAAAGAAGGGATTTTAGTGGGGATTTCAGCTGGCGCAGCGATTAACGCCGCTGTTCAAGTAGCTAAACGATTAGGTAAAGGTCATAACGTTGTTGTCGTTGTTCCAGACAATGGCGAACGATACTTATCAACTGCTTTATATGATTTTTCTGAATAA
- a CDS encoding aldose 1-epimerase family protein — MYTLRNNQVTATFKAQGAELTSLKLNENDVEFLWQGDPEFWGRQAPVLFPFVGRLKDDTYRFEGKTYHLPQHGFARDQVFNVLEHSKERITFSLKSSAETKANYPFDFELQIIYRLEGNQLTTTYRVENLGSDKMYYSVGGHPAFNVPINGDGAFEDYNLTVNFSTESLFLPLQGPNIAMNKKEVVEPTFTIPLLREVFKGDALVYMTDLGQQTFTLHSEQSSHQLTVSYEGLPFVGIWSPYPKEAPFVCIEPWLGIADTIDASGELTEKMGIQMLDAAQVSTSSYQIVIK, encoded by the coding sequence ATGTATACTCTGAGAAACAATCAAGTCACTGCTACGTTTAAAGCACAAGGGGCTGAATTAACGAGTTTAAAGTTGAATGAAAATGATGTTGAGTTTTTATGGCAAGGAGATCCTGAATTTTGGGGTCGACAAGCGCCAGTCTTATTCCCTTTTGTGGGTCGCTTAAAGGATGATACTTATAGATTTGAAGGGAAAACGTATCATTTGCCTCAGCACGGATTTGCACGTGATCAAGTATTTAATGTGTTGGAACATAGTAAGGAGCGTATTACTTTCTCTTTAAAGAGTTCGGCAGAAACAAAAGCCAATTATCCATTTGATTTTGAATTACAAATTATTTATCGGTTAGAGGGTAATCAATTAACAACGACTTATAGAGTTGAAAATTTAGGTTCCGATAAGATGTACTATTCGGTTGGAGGGCACCCAGCGTTTAATGTGCCGATTAATGGCGATGGGGCGTTTGAGGATTATAATTTAACTGTCAATTTTTCAACTGAAAGTTTGTTTTTACCATTGCAAGGGCCAAATATTGCAATGAACAAGAAGGAAGTTGTTGAACCGACATTTACTATTCCTTTATTGAGAGAAGTATTTAAAGGTGATGCGTTAGTTTATATGACTGACTTAGGACAGCAAACATTTACATTGCATTCTGAACAAAGTTCTCATCAATTAACCGTCTCTTATGAAGGACTACCTTTTGTCGGTATTTGGAGTCCTTATCCTAAAGAAGCACCGTTTGTTTGCATTGAACCATGGTTAGGAATTGCTGATACAATAGATGCTTCGGGTGAACTAACAGAAAAAATGGGGATTCAGATGTTAGATGCTGCACAAGTGTCTACATCGAGTTACCAAATTGTGATTAAATAA
- the topA gene encoding type I DNA topoisomerase: protein MVFKYLVIVESPAKAKTIEKYLGKNYKVVASVGHLRDLPKSRMAIDFEHDYEPEYISIRGKGPIIKELKKQAKKAQKVYLASDPDREGEAIAWHLAHLLDLDLNDDNRVVFNEITKDAVKAAFKEPRKINLDLVDAQQARRILDRIVGYSISPLLWKKVKKGLSAGRVQSVTLKMIIDRENEIKAFIPEEYWSITGNFLKGRKKFKAAFYGIDDKKMALKNTDEVQDVLKKIDNDQFEVTDIIKKERKRNPAKPFTTSSLQQEAARKINFRTRKTMMVAQQLYEGIAIGKEGTVGLITYMRTDSTRLSDTAKTEAAKYITETYGEEYSVGMKADGKKKSGSQDAHEAIRPSSIFRTPESLAKYLDKDQMKLYSLIWSRTVASLMTPAVLDTMRVSLTQNGVIFVANGSKVKFPGFMKVYIEGKDDGKEEKENILPDLSVGEMVKSVDIEPKQHFTQPPARYTEATLVKTLEENGVGRPSTYAPTLETIQRRYYVKLVQKRFEPTELGEIVNELTVEFFPQIVNMKFTAEMETELDNIALAKEKWVDVIDRFYKPFKVELDKAEVGMEKVQIKDEPAGFDCELCGSPMVIKLGRFGKFYACSNFPECRHTLAIVKEIGMKCPTCHEGEVIERKTKKNRIFYGCSRYPECEFTSWDKPIPRDCPKCNHFLVEKKVKGGKQVICSHCDYKEEIQK, encoded by the coding sequence AATGGCCATAGATTTTGAACATGATTATGAGCCAGAATATATCTCAATTAGAGGTAAAGGCCCAATTATTAAAGAATTAAAAAAACAAGCAAAAAAAGCCCAAAAAGTTTATCTCGCAAGTGACCCGGATAGAGAAGGGGAAGCCATTGCGTGGCATTTGGCTCATTTGTTAGATTTGGATTTAAATGATGATAATCGTGTAGTATTTAATGAAATTACCAAAGACGCGGTTAAAGCAGCATTTAAAGAACCAAGAAAAATTAATCTAGATTTAGTCGATGCGCAACAAGCTCGACGTATTTTAGATAGAATTGTTGGTTATTCTATAAGTCCATTATTATGGAAAAAAGTAAAAAAAGGTCTAAGTGCGGGACGTGTTCAATCGGTTACACTTAAAATGATCATTGATCGTGAAAATGAAATTAAAGCGTTTATTCCAGAAGAATATTGGTCTATCACAGGTAATTTCTTAAAAGGACGTAAGAAATTTAAAGCAGCCTTTTATGGGATTGATGACAAAAAAATGGCATTAAAAAATACAGATGAAGTGCAAGATGTTCTTAAAAAGATAGACAATGATCAATTTGAAGTAACGGATATTATTAAAAAAGAACGAAAACGTAATCCGGCTAAACCATTTACAACAAGTAGTTTACAACAAGAAGCTGCAAGAAAAATTAACTTTAGAACACGTAAGACGATGATGGTCGCGCAACAGCTTTATGAAGGAATTGCTATAGGTAAAGAAGGTACTGTCGGGTTAATTACATATATGCGTACGGATTCAACTCGTTTGTCTGATACAGCAAAGACAGAGGCAGCTAAATATATTACAGAAACCTATGGCGAGGAATACTCTGTTGGGATGAAGGCTGATGGTAAGAAGAAATCTGGTTCTCAAGATGCCCATGAAGCGATTAGACCATCTAGTATTTTTAGAACACCTGAATCATTAGCTAAATATTTAGACAAAGATCAAATGAAGTTGTACAGCTTAATTTGGTCTCGTACAGTGGCTAGTTTAATGACGCCTGCCGTTTTAGATACAATGCGCGTTAGTTTGACACAAAACGGAGTCATTTTTGTCGCTAATGGCTCTAAAGTGAAATTCCCTGGATTCATGAAAGTTTATATTGAAGGTAAAGATGATGGCAAAGAAGAAAAAGAAAATATCTTGCCTGATTTGTCTGTAGGAGAAATGGTTAAATCGGTTGATATTGAACCGAAGCAACATTTTACTCAACCACCTGCAAGATATACTGAGGCAACTTTAGTTAAAACGCTAGAAGAAAACGGTGTAGGACGCCCCTCAACTTACGCGCCGACATTAGAAACCATCCAACGTCGCTATTATGTGAAGTTGGTCCAAAAGAGATTTGAACCAACAGAATTAGGCGAAATCGTTAATGAGTTAACAGTCGAGTTCTTCCCCCAAATTGTTAATATGAAATTTACAGCTGAAATGGAAACAGAGCTAGATAATATTGCCTTAGCAAAAGAAAAATGGGTAGATGTTATTGATAGATTTTACAAGCCATTTAAGGTAGAACTGGATAAAGCAGAAGTTGGAATGGAGAAGGTACAAATCAAGGATGAACCAGCTGGTTTTGATTGCGAATTATGTGGCTCACCAATGGTCATAAAACTAGGCCGTTTTGGTAAATTCTATGCTTGTAGTAATTTTCCTGAGTGTCGTCATACATTAGCAATTGTTAAAGAAATTGGGATGAAGTGTCCAACCTGCCATGAAGGCGAAGTTATTGAACGTAAGACGAAGAAAAATCGTATTTTTTATGGATGTAGTCGATACCCTGAATGTGAATTTACTTCTTGGGATAAACCAATTCCAAGAGATTGTCCAAAATGTAATCATTTCTTAGTTGAGAAAAAAGTAAAAGGTGGCAAACAAGTCATCTGTAGTCATTGTGACTATAAAGAAGAAATTCAAAAATAA
- a CDS encoding nucleoid-associated protein gives MKIENAILHMLDFENSSTVLSQGELAVKEPVIQQYLDKLVSKFLEGDLKTGELPTDNEIVQSVRNTEQTFIEMSQTLANAYFDGLKTAEEVSNGDLLVVAGLGNDEEPFIGMFKLNYKPAYTHFVDYVDDQMVNNIIMNKAILPSMSQRVDEGIVIALETLNYQSIEKKYKLDGRRVNYLSDCLFEVQSLPSAIDNIKLVKKAVKSVADKYNVEAYESLANVQQAIYESIEEEGIISNERIAEAVFEDNHQAKEEYKEYLSKTNFHEDVPTNVPKLEKKFSKQKLKLANGIELSVPIDIYQDKEVIEFINNPDGTISVMIKNVEAIMNKF, from the coding sequence ATGAAAATAGAAAATGCTATTTTACATATGTTGGACTTTGAAAATAGTTCAACCGTATTATCTCAAGGTGAGTTAGCTGTTAAAGAACCTGTTATTCAACAATATTTAGATAAGTTAGTGTCAAAGTTTTTAGAAGGTGATTTAAAAACAGGAGAGTTGCCAACGGACAATGAGATTGTTCAAAGTGTTAGAAATACTGAGCAAACATTTATTGAGATGAGCCAAACGTTAGCCAACGCTTATTTTGATGGCTTAAAAACTGCTGAAGAAGTGAGCAATGGTGATTTGTTAGTTGTGGCAGGATTAGGTAATGATGAAGAACCATTTATAGGAATGTTTAAACTTAATTACAAGCCAGCCTATACCCATTTTGTTGATTATGTGGACGATCAAATGGTCAATAATATTATCATGAACAAAGCAATTTTACCAAGCATGAGTCAACGAGTAGATGAAGGCATTGTGATTGCCCTGGAAACGTTAAACTATCAATCCATTGAGAAAAAATACAAACTGGATGGTCGCAGAGTAAATTATTTAAGTGATTGCTTATTTGAAGTTCAATCGTTACCTAGTGCGATTGATAATATAAAACTTGTAAAAAAAGCGGTGAAATCAGTAGCAGATAAATACAATGTTGAGGCTTATGAAAGTTTAGCAAACGTTCAACAGGCAATATATGAAAGTATTGAAGAAGAAGGAATTATTAGTAATGAACGGATTGCTGAAGCTGTTTTTGAAGATAATCACCAAGCAAAAGAAGAATACAAAGAATATCTTTCAAAAACTAATTTTCATGAAGATGTTCCGACTAATGTGCCTAAATTAGAGAAAAAATTTAGTAAGCAAAAATTGAAATTAGCAAATGGTATCGAACTATCTGTTCCAATTGATATTTATCAAGACAAAGAAGTGATTGAGTTCATCAACAATCCAGATGGCACGATTTCTGTGATGATCAAAAATGTTGAAGCGATTATGAATAAATTTTAA